A single window of Leopardus geoffroyi isolate Oge1 chromosome D4, O.geoffroyi_Oge1_pat1.0, whole genome shotgun sequence DNA harbors:
- the IDNK gene encoding probable gluconokinase isoform X3 — MKMEKGIPLNDQDRIPWLCNLHDILLRDVASGQHVVLACSALKKVYRDILIRGKDGGPLKCEQMRKDKQPAEVKLLVVYLSGSFEVISGRLLKRKGHFMPPELLQSQFDTLEPPSDPENFIQINVDKNLSEIIATIMGTLR, encoded by the exons GACAGGATTCCATGGCTCTGCAACTTACATGACATCTTACTAAG AGATGTAGCCTCCGGACAGCATGTGGTTCTAGCCTGTTCAGCTCTGAAGAAAGTGTACAGAGACATCTTAATACGAGGAAAAGATGGTGGACCTCTGAAGTGTGAGCAGATGCGGAAGGACAAACAGCCAGCTGAGGTGAAGCTCCTCGTGGTCTATCTGAGTGGGTCGTTTGAGGTCATCTCTGGACGCTTACtcaaaagaaaaggacattttatGCCCCCTGAGTTACTGCAGTCCCAGTTTGATACTCTGGAGCCCCCATCAGATCCAGAAAATTTCATCCAAATCAATGTGGACAAAAATCTTTCAGAGATAATTGCTACAATTATGGGAACTCTAAGATAA